Proteins found in one archaeon genomic segment:
- the moeB gene encoding molybdopterin-synthase adenylyltransferase MoeB: MSSDPAALSPAEGQRYSRHLVLPEVGRDGQRKLKVSSALVVGVGGLGSPAAVYLASAGVGRIGLVDDDVVSLPNLQRQFLFSEADVGRKKVEAAAKRLALTNPYVKVEPHDIHLNSDNALEVIKKYDLVIDATDNLPSRYLVNDACVLLGKPDVYASVLGFDGQASVFWAPQGPCYRCLFPRPPPPGEVKSCEDAGVLGMLPGVMGSLQAVQAIQLLLGKGSPLVGRLLVFNGLETSFDEVRTKKGPACPVCGPSPSITKLIDYEEFCGTKAKAAPVEFNISPKELKAVLDGGRQLVLVDVREPFEYDICHIEGSTLVPLGQLVKRKGELDSNKETVVYCHVGVRSTQAVGFLRREGFKNVRNLSGGIDAWSTQVDPKTPRY; the protein is encoded by the coding sequence ATGTCGTCCGACCCTGCTGCCCTCTCCCCCGCCGAGGGGCAGCGCTACAGCAGGCACCTCGTCCTCCCCGAGGTCGGCAGGGACGGACAGAGGAAGCTCAAGGTCTCTTCTGCGCTCGTGGTCGGGGTCGGAGGCCTGGGGTCTCCCGCGGCGGTGTACCTGGCATCCGCCGGAGTGGGAAGGATTGGACTAGTGGACGACGACGTCGTATCCCTGCCCAACCTCCAGAGGCAGTTCCTCTTCAGCGAGGCCGACGTAGGAAGGAAGAAGGTCGAAGCGGCGGCGAAGCGCCTCGCCCTGACCAACCCCTACGTCAAGGTCGAGCCTCACGACATCCACCTGAATTCCGACAACGCCCTCGAGGTCATCAAGAAGTACGACCTTGTCATCGACGCCACTGACAACCTTCCCAGCCGCTACCTGGTCAACGACGCCTGCGTCCTTCTTGGGAAGCCGGACGTCTACGCGAGCGTCCTAGGCTTCGACGGGCAGGCCTCGGTCTTCTGGGCTCCGCAGGGGCCCTGCTACAGGTGCCTCTTCCCCAGGCCTCCGCCACCAGGCGAGGTGAAGTCCTGCGAAGACGCCGGTGTCCTCGGGATGCTGCCAGGTGTGATGGGGAGCCTACAGGCGGTCCAGGCCATCCAGTTGCTCCTGGGCAAGGGCTCGCCCCTGGTCGGCAGGCTCCTCGTCTTCAACGGCCTCGAGACCAGCTTCGACGAAGTCAGGACAAAGAAGGGCCCTGCGTGCCCGGTCTGTGGCCCCAGCCCCTCGATCACCAAACTGATCGACTACGAGGAGTTCTGCGGCACCAAGGCCAAGGCCGCCCCGGTCGAGTTCAACATCTCCCCGAAGGAGCTCAAGGCTGTCCTTGACGGGGGCAGGCAGTTGGTCCTGGTGGACGTCCGCGAGCCCTTCGAATATGACATCTGCCACATCGAGGGCTCGACCCTTGTGCCCCTGGGGCAGCTCGTCAAGAGGAAGGGCGAGCTCGACTCCAACAAAGAGACAGTCGTCTACTGCCACGTCGGGGTAAGGAGCACGCAGGCGGTCGGCTTCCTGAGAAGGGAGGGCTTCAAGAACGTCCGGAACCTCTCAGGCGGGATCGACGCGTGGTCCACCCAGGTAGACCCCAAGACTCCCAGATACTGA
- a CDS encoding tetratricopeptide repeat protein — translation MSELRRLAAIMFTDMVGYTALGQKNESLSLALAEEQRKLIRPVLAKHRGREVKTMGDAFLVEFSSALDAVRCAYDIQRTTREFNFSMPEDRRVHLRVGIHLGDVVESAGDISGDAVNIASRLQPLADDGGVCLSQQVYDHVQNKFDLPLSSIGSKALKNVTVPLMVYKIVMPWEREVDDRAPTLNTSRIAVLPFANMSPDPDDWYFADGITEEIISTLSGVKGLSVISRTSVMGYKGTTKKLREIGLELEAGSVLEGSFRKAGNKIRITTQLINTTDDKHLWAQRYDRELDDVFRVQTDIATQVADALRIRILPDEKERIERALTKSTEAFSLYLKGRYYWNERTEEGTKMAMQCFDEAARLDPALAMAYTGISDCYNILSDYGWMAPSKARPLARANALKALELDESLAEAHASLALSSEDLTSGERELKSAIGLKPNYAPAHHWYALMLSSLRRYEEAYEKERRALELDPHSRVYQMGVARGLTYLGKFEEGIRQYERVIEEHPEFAAARGEFAAALAYQSRFERAIEEGRKAAEMDRGSSGWLLNLAWIYAVAGQTEDAEKTVEKVLSAGDRIFFSSTLVAMAKLAMGQKQDGYRWLERAYAEHDPYLFYFSGFPWCNEYRSDPRWTEIARKLGLPTDT, via the coding sequence TTGAGCGAACTCAGACGGCTGGCCGCCATAATGTTCACGGACATGGTGGGCTATACGGCGCTTGGGCAGAAGAACGAATCGCTCTCACTCGCCCTCGCCGAAGAACAGAGGAAGTTGATCAGACCGGTCCTCGCCAAGCACAGGGGAAGAGAGGTGAAGACCATGGGGGACGCTTTCCTGGTAGAGTTCTCTAGTGCTCTCGACGCCGTAAGGTGCGCCTATGACATCCAGCGAACAACCAGAGAATTCAACTTCTCAATGCCTGAAGACCGAAGAGTTCACCTGCGGGTGGGCATCCACCTTGGTGACGTGGTAGAGTCGGCGGGCGACATTTCGGGCGACGCGGTGAACATAGCGTCGAGACTCCAACCGCTGGCGGATGATGGCGGCGTCTGCCTGAGTCAACAGGTCTACGACCATGTCCAAAACAAGTTCGACCTCCCTTTGTCGAGCATCGGGAGCAAAGCGCTGAAAAACGTCACAGTCCCCCTGATGGTATACAAGATCGTTATGCCGTGGGAGAGAGAAGTAGACGACCGAGCCCCGACGTTGAATACGAGCAGAATCGCCGTACTCCCGTTCGCAAACATGAGTCCTGACCCCGATGATTGGTACTTTGCCGACGGCATCACTGAGGAGATCATCTCGACACTTTCGGGCGTGAAGGGGCTGAGCGTCATTTCCCGTACTTCGGTGATGGGTTACAAGGGAACTACCAAGAAATTGCGGGAGATCGGGCTGGAACTGGAGGCCGGGTCGGTTCTAGAAGGCAGCTTCAGGAAGGCCGGGAACAAGATCAGGATAACCACGCAGCTAATCAATACGACCGACGACAAGCATCTTTGGGCGCAAAGGTACGACCGCGAACTTGACGATGTGTTCAGGGTTCAGACTGACATCGCAACCCAGGTCGCCGACGCTCTGAGAATCAGGATCCTCCCTGATGAGAAAGAGAGAATTGAGAGGGCCCTCACGAAGAGCACCGAAGCATTCTCCCTCTATCTGAAGGGAAGGTACTACTGGAACGAGAGGACGGAGGAGGGCACGAAGATGGCGATGCAATGTTTTGACGAAGCCGCAAGGCTTGACCCTGCCCTCGCGATGGCGTATACTGGAATCTCTGACTGCTACAACATCCTTTCGGACTACGGATGGATGGCCCCCTCCAAGGCTCGACCACTGGCGAGGGCCAATGCCCTCAAGGCCCTCGAGCTGGATGAATCGCTGGCAGAAGCCCACGCGTCACTCGCTTTGAGCTCGGAGGACCTCACTTCGGGCGAGAGAGAGCTCAAAAGTGCGATTGGACTCAAGCCAAACTATGCGCCTGCACACCACTGGTACGCCCTAATGCTTTCCTCGCTCCGGCGGTACGAAGAGGCCTACGAGAAGGAAAGACGGGCGCTCGAACTCGACCCTCACTCCCGAGTCTATCAAATGGGAGTTGCACGAGGTCTCACGTATCTCGGCAAATTCGAAGAAGGGATCAGACAATACGAGCGGGTAATTGAAGAACACCCAGAGTTTGCGGCGGCCCGAGGTGAGTTTGCAGCGGCTCTAGCGTATCAGTCAAGATTTGAGAGAGCGATAGAAGAAGGAAGGAAGGCGGCTGAGATGGATAGAGGGTCATCGGGTTGGCTGCTGAACCTGGCTTGGATTTACGCAGTCGCGGGACAGACTGAGGATGCCGAGAAAACAGTGGAAAAGGTTCTTTCGGCAGGAGACAGAATTTTCTTTTCCTCGACCTTAGTAGCGATGGCAAAGCTGGCCATGGGGCAGAA